A single genomic interval of Mucilaginibacter robiniae harbors:
- the fsa gene encoding fructose-6-phosphate aldolase, with protein sequence MKFFIDTANLAQIREAHDLGVLDGVTTNPSLMAKEGISGHDNVINHYKAICDITDGDVSAEVISTTYNEMVEEGLALAKLHERIVVKVPMIKDGVKAIKYFTQQGIKTNCTLVFSAGQALLAAKAGATYVSPFIGRLDDVSTDGLQLIEDIRLIYDNYGYQTQILAASVRHAMHIINCAKIGADVITGPLSAITALLKHPLTDSGLAQFLADHAKAAAAGVEPVK encoded by the coding sequence ATGAAATTCTTCATCGACACGGCCAATTTGGCACAAATTCGTGAGGCGCATGATTTAGGCGTACTGGACGGAGTTACCACTAACCCATCATTGATGGCTAAAGAAGGCATTTCTGGCCATGACAATGTAATTAACCATTATAAAGCAATCTGTGACATTACAGATGGTGATGTAAGTGCCGAAGTAATATCTACCACTTACAACGAAATGGTAGAAGAAGGTTTAGCCTTAGCCAAGCTACACGAGCGTATTGTGGTTAAAGTACCGATGATTAAAGATGGCGTTAAAGCTATCAAATACTTTACCCAACAAGGTATCAAAACCAACTGCACGCTGGTTTTCTCTGCTGGTCAGGCTTTACTGGCTGCTAAAGCAGGTGCTACTTATGTGTCTCCTTTCATTGGCCGTTTAGATGATGTATCTACCGATGGCTTGCAGCTGATTGAAGATATCCGTTTAATTTATGATAACTACGGTTACCAAACTCAAATACTAGCAGCTTCGGTTCGTCATGCCATGCACATTATCAATTGCGCTAAAATTGGTGCTGATGTAATTACTGGTCCATTGTCGGCTATAACTGCTTTATTAAAACACCCATTAACTGATAGTGGCTTAGCTCAATTCCTGGCCGATCATGCTAAAGCTGCTGCTGCCGGTGTTGAACCAGTGAAATAA
- a CDS encoding transketolase, whose protein sequence is MTKNIQELQGIASQVRRDILRMVHGCQSGHPGGSLGCTDYIVALYFAIMKHDPSFNMDGIGEDLFFLSNGHISPVFYSVLAHAGYFDKAELKTFRKLDSRLQGHPTTHEHLPGVRVASGSLGQGLSVGIGAALSKKLNGDDRLVFTLHGDGELQEGQIWEAAMFAPHHKVDNLIVAIDVNGQQIDGPTNLVMSLGDLPAKWAAFGWEVLQIKGNDMAQVVEGIEKAISMTGHGKPVVILMQTDMGFGVDFMMGSHKWHGVAPNDAQLEQALGQLEETLGDY, encoded by the coding sequence ATGACTAAAAATATCCAAGAACTTCAAGGCATTGCCTCACAAGTACGCCGTGATATTCTGCGTATGGTGCATGGTTGCCAAAGCGGGCATCCGGGCGGCTCATTGGGCTGTACTGATTATATTGTTGCCCTTTACTTTGCCATTATGAAACATGATCCATCTTTTAATATGGATGGTATTGGCGAAGATTTATTCTTTTTATCAAACGGCCATATTTCACCGGTATTCTATTCTGTACTGGCACATGCCGGTTATTTCGACAAAGCAGAACTGAAAACCTTCCGTAAACTAGATTCGCGCTTGCAAGGGCACCCAACCACGCATGAGCATCTGCCAGGCGTACGTGTAGCATCAGGCTCTTTAGGCCAGGGCTTATCGGTAGGTATTGGTGCGGCATTAAGCAAAAAGCTGAACGGTGATGATCGGTTGGTATTTACCCTACATGGAGATGGTGAATTGCAAGAAGGTCAAATTTGGGAAGCAGCTATGTTTGCCCCTCACCACAAAGTAGATAACCTGATTGTCGCTATCGATGTAAACGGTCAGCAAATTGATGGTCCTACTAATTTGGTAATGTCATTAGGTGATTTGCCTGCTAAGTGGGCTGCTTTCGGCTGGGAGGTATTGCAAATTAAAGGCAACGACATGGCTCAGGTAGTGGAAGGTATTGAAAAAGCAATCAGCATGACTGGTCATGGTAAACCTGTGGTTATTTTGATGCAAACTGACATGGGCTTTGGGGTTGACTTCATGATGGGAAGCCATAAATGGCATGGTGTTGCTCCTAATGATGCTCAGCTAGAACAAGCCTTAGGTCAATTAGAGGAAACTTTAGGCGACTATTAA
- a CDS encoding transketolase family protein: protein MTKYTYTEKKDTRSGFGAGLLEAGKRNPKVVALCADLIGSLKMQDFINAFPERFVQVGIAEANMIGIAAGMTIGGHIPFTGTFANFSTGRVYDQIRQSVAYSDKNVKICASHAGLTLGEDGATHQILEDIGMMKMLPGMTVINPCDFNQTKAATIAIAEHHGPVYLRFGRPVVPIFTAPDQVFEIGKAWMVNEGTDVTIIATGHLVWEAIQAGEQLEAMGISAEIINIHTIKPLDEEAILKSVAKTKCVVTAEEHNRLGGLGDSVAQVLVKNTPYPQEYIAVNDSFGESGIPEQLMAKYGLDAKHIVDAAQKAIQRKG, encoded by the coding sequence ATGACCAAGTATACTTATACAGAAAAAAAAGATACCCGCTCAGGGTTTGGCGCAGGCTTGCTGGAAGCTGGTAAGCGCAACCCCAAAGTGGTAGCCTTGTGCGCCGATCTGATAGGCTCACTTAAAATGCAGGACTTCATTAATGCTTTTCCTGAACGTTTTGTGCAGGTAGGTATTGCCGAAGCCAACATGATCGGTATTGCAGCCGGTATGACTATTGGTGGCCACATTCCTTTCACCGGTACATTTGCCAATTTTTCTACTGGCCGCGTGTACGACCAAATTCGTCAATCAGTAGCCTACTCAGATAAAAACGTAAAAATTTGCGCTTCACATGCGGGCTTAACGCTAGGTGAAGATGGAGCTACTCACCAGATTCTGGAAGATATCGGCATGATGAAAATGCTGCCAGGCATGACAGTAATTAACCCTTGCGATTTTAACCAAACCAAGGCTGCTACTATTGCTATTGCCGAGCATCATGGCCCGGTTTACCTGCGCTTTGGTCGCCCGGTAGTGCCTATCTTTACCGCACCCGACCAAGTATTTGAAATTGGTAAAGCCTGGATGGTGAATGAAGGTACTGATGTAACTATTATTGCTACCGGTCACCTGGTATGGGAAGCTATACAAGCCGGCGAACAGCTGGAAGCTATGGGTATCTCAGCCGAAATTATCAACATCCACACCATTAAACCATTGGATGAAGAAGCTATTTTAAAATCAGTAGCTAAAACGAAATGCGTGGTTACTGCCGAAGAGCACAACCGCCTAGGCGGCTTGGGCGACTCAGTGGCGCAGGTGTTAGTTAAAAACACCCCGTACCCACAAGAGTATATTGCTGTTAACGACTCTTTTGGCGAATCAGGTATTCCTGAACAATTGATGGCAAAATATGGCTTAGATGCTAAACACATTGTAGATGCTGCTCAAAAAGCTATTCAGCGTAAAGGATAA
- a CDS encoding DUF3127 domain-containing protein: MDIKGKVHEVSPTQQVTDSLKKRELIVEYIENPQYPEYLKFEAIQDRCNLLDNVRVGDDVEVFFNLRGRPWTDRTGKKSYFNSMQLWKINVLSGAAAASAPAYAPPADLSSAPDDDDLPF, translated from the coding sequence ATGGATATAAAAGGCAAAGTACATGAAGTGTCGCCAACCCAACAGGTTACCGACTCGTTGAAGAAGAGAGAGCTTATTGTTGAATATATTGAAAACCCGCAATACCCTGAATATTTAAAATTTGAAGCCATTCAGGATCGTTGCAATTTGCTGGACAATGTACGTGTAGGTGATGATGTAGAAGTATTTTTTAATCTGCGTGGCCGCCCATGGACTGATAGAACCGGCAAAAAGAGCTATTTTAACTCAATGCAGTTGTGGAAAATCAACGTATTAAGTGGCGCTGCTGCTGCATCTGCTCCGGCTTACGCTCCACCGGCTGATTTAAGCTCAGCTCCTGATGATGATGATTTGCCATTCTAA
- a CDS encoding THUMP domain-containing class I SAM-dependent RNA methyltransferase — MQVFHTESKIIITCNKRLSAYLEQEVRALGYTPTRVFSTGVELNGTVTDCIPLNLNLRCASQILYSLKTFQAENPQQLYDQLVQIEWEKLIDFSGYFSITSNVNNEHIRTPLFANVKVKDAIVDRIKAQKGIRPNSGPELNKTVLHLYWQDDRAEVFADTSGETLAKHSYRKLPGKAPMLEALASSTIMATGWDKQSTFINPMCGSGTLAIEAALMATDKSPGLFRMNYGFMHLMGYDEQVFFTERRKLKDKAKRETQAKIIATDLSPDAVEIARRNAKTAGVEHLIEFDVCDFADTPVPETPGIVMFNPEYGERLGTHTKLEATYKRIGDFMKQQCKGYKGYVFTGNPDLAKKIGLQASRRVEFYNGKLDCRLLEYTIYGGSKREPQIV; from the coding sequence ATGCAAGTTTTCCACACCGAAAGTAAAATTATAATTACCTGCAATAAGCGCCTGTCGGCCTATCTGGAGCAGGAAGTAAGAGCATTGGGTTACACCCCTACCCGTGTATTTTCAACCGGCGTTGAGCTGAATGGTACCGTAACTGATTGTATTCCGCTCAACCTTAATTTACGTTGCGCTAGCCAGATTCTGTACTCGCTTAAAACGTTTCAGGCTGAAAACCCGCAACAGCTGTACGATCAGTTGGTGCAGATAGAATGGGAAAAGCTGATTGATTTCAGTGGCTATTTTTCCATTACCTCCAACGTAAATAATGAGCATATCCGTACGCCGCTATTTGCCAATGTAAAGGTAAAAGATGCCATTGTTGACCGCATCAAAGCGCAAAAAGGTATTCGCCCCAATTCAGGGCCTGAACTGAATAAAACGGTACTGCACTTGTACTGGCAGGATGACCGCGCTGAGGTTTTCGCTGATACATCGGGCGAAACTTTAGCCAAGCATAGCTATCGCAAGCTGCCGGGCAAAGCGCCTATGCTGGAGGCTTTGGCATCGTCCACTATTATGGCAACCGGCTGGGATAAACAAAGCACTTTTATTAACCCCATGTGCGGTTCAGGTACCTTAGCTATTGAAGCTGCTTTGATGGCTACTGATAAAAGCCCCGGTTTGTTCCGGATGAACTATGGCTTTATGCACCTGATGGGCTATGATGAACAGGTATTTTTTACCGAACGGCGTAAACTGAAAGATAAAGCAAAAAGAGAAACGCAGGCTAAAATTATAGCTACTGATTTATCTCCCGATGCAGTAGAAATTGCTCGCCGTAATGCCAAAACAGCCGGTGTAGAACATTTGATTGAATTTGATGTTTGTGATTTTGCTGATACACCAGTACCCGAAACGCCTGGTATAGTCATGTTTAACCCAGAATATGGTGAACGCTTAGGTACGCACACCAAACTGGAAGCTACCTACAAACGTATAGGCGACTTTATGAAGCAGCAATGCAAAGGTTACAAGGGCTATGTATTTACCGGCAACCCTGATTTAGCTAAAAAAATAGGCCTGCAAGCCTCGCGCCGGGTAGAATTTTATAACGGTAAGCTCGACTGCCGCTTACTGGAATATACCATATATGGAGGCAGTAAACGTGAACCCCAAATTGTATAA
- a CDS encoding helix-turn-helix domain-containing protein — protein MVNDVFNLKIKSVATNIRKLREYRNYTQEYLAMKLDISQNAYSKIELGYTKITLERLYQIANLLNIDPVELLKADPTNISQLFKKIVN, from the coding sequence ATGGTGAATGATGTTTTCAACTTAAAAATTAAATCAGTAGCAACAAATATTAGGAAACTTAGAGAATACCGTAACTATACACAGGAGTATTTGGCTATGAAACTGGATATTTCGCAAAATGCTTACAGTAAAATCGAGTTAGGCTATACTAAAATCACGTTAGAGCGACTTTATCAGATAGCAAATCTATTAAATATTGACCCGGTAGAACTTTTAAAGGCAGATCCTACCAATATCTCGCAATTATTTAAGAAAATTGTTAATTAA
- a CDS encoding HD domain-containing protein, which translates to MNQPSAQLVAQTAAYVQQTLQHAEGGHDWWHTLRVWNNAKLIASTEDADLLIVELAALLHDIADSKFHGGDENIGPETAAQFLQSLNVQEHIIYEVRQIIACMSFKAGFDRPSYHSKELEIVQDADRLDAIGAIGIARAFNYGGFKGREIYNPEIPPILDMTKEQYKNSTAPTINHFYEKLLLLKDKMNTPTARRLAEQRHTFMLNYLEQFYAEWEGKV; encoded by the coding sequence ATGAACCAACCTTCTGCCCAGCTTGTTGCGCAAACTGCAGCTTATGTACAGCAAACGCTGCAACATGCTGAAGGTGGTCATGACTGGTGGCATACGCTAAGAGTTTGGAACAATGCCAAACTAATTGCCAGCACTGAGGATGCTGATTTACTGATTGTAGAACTGGCTGCCCTGTTGCATGATATTGCCGACAGTAAATTTCATGGCGGAGATGAAAACATTGGCCCTGAAACGGCAGCTCAATTTTTACAAAGCCTGAACGTTCAGGAACATATAATTTATGAAGTACGGCAAATTATTGCCTGCATGTCATTCAAAGCTGGGTTTGATCGCCCAAGCTATCACTCCAAAGAACTGGAAATTGTACAGGATGCTGATCGATTGGACGCCATAGGTGCTATAGGCATTGCCCGTGCATTCAACTATGGCGGCTTTAAAGGCCGGGAAATTTACAATCCTGAAATTCCACCTATATTGGATATGACCAAAGAGCAGTATAAAAATTCTACAGCTCCAACTATCAATCATTTTTACGAAAAATTATTACTGCTGAAAGATAAAATGAATACGCCCACTGCACGCCGCTTGGCCGAGCAGCGCCATACATTTATGCTCAATTATTTGGAGCAGTTTTATGCGGAATGGGAAGGTAAGGTGTAG
- a CDS encoding carbohydrate porin yields MKKLLLFTFLFGATLQLLAQDTVKQQRFNFHFQQTVITQTKPSFHAPYSGDNSLSPLHETASSLTTTLFGGARLWKGADAYFNPELSGGSGFSKTLGVAGFPNGETFRVGSAEPKIYIARLYLTQNFTWGNERDTVQDDLNQLAGFKSKRYFSVTVGKFGMSDYFDGNSFSHDPRTQFMNWSLMSNGAWDYPANTRGYVLGAFTELGMPTWTLRFAYTLVTTTANGSVFDAKLGKSNSETLEFEKRYSINSRQGSFRVLGFMNNGKMGNYRDAIAQSPVTPNIDTVLHYGHHKYGFGLNAEQYLTKDLGVFAKASWNDGHTETWFFTEIDRSLSFGGVLKGTSWKRSDDEVGLAFVGNGISAPHRDYLAAGGYGFIIGDGQLQHYGTEMVAELYYKINAFQKKFYITPDYQFIVNPAYNKDRGPVNVFSLRAHIEF; encoded by the coding sequence ATGAAAAAACTTTTACTATTTACCTTCTTGTTTGGAGCTACCCTTCAATTATTAGCTCAAGATACCGTAAAACAACAACGATTTAACTTCCACTTCCAGCAAACTGTTATTACTCAAACCAAGCCATCATTCCATGCGCCTTATTCGGGCGATAACAGCTTATCACCGTTGCATGAAACTGCCAGTTCGTTAACCACTACCTTGTTTGGTGGAGCCCGGCTTTGGAAAGGTGCCGATGCCTATTTCAACCCTGAACTTTCGGGTGGTTCCGGCTTTAGTAAAACACTCGGTGTTGCCGGTTTCCCAAATGGCGAAACCTTCCGGGTAGGTAGTGCCGAACCTAAAATTTACATTGCACGATTGTACCTGACCCAAAACTTTACTTGGGGTAATGAACGCGACACCGTGCAGGACGACTTAAACCAATTGGCAGGTTTTAAAAGCAAACGCTACTTCTCGGTTACCGTAGGTAAGTTTGGCATGTCTGATTATTTTGATGGCAACAGCTTCAGCCATGACCCCCGTACGCAGTTTATGAACTGGTCGTTAATGAGTAACGGAGCTTGGGATTACCCAGCCAATACCCGTGGCTATGTACTAGGCGCTTTTACCGAACTGGGTATGCCTACCTGGACTTTACGTTTTGCCTACACTTTGGTAACTACTACAGCTAACGGTTCTGTGTTTGATGCCAAATTAGGCAAATCCAACAGCGAAACGCTAGAATTTGAAAAACGTTACAGCATTAACAGTCGGCAAGGTTCCTTTCGTGTACTGGGTTTTATGAATAATGGCAAAATGGGTAATTACCGCGATGCCATTGCACAAAGCCCTGTAACGCCTAATATTGATACCGTATTGCACTACGGCCACCATAAATATGGCTTTGGCTTAAATGCCGAGCAATACCTAACCAAAGATTTGGGTGTATTTGCCAAAGCCAGCTGGAACGATGGCCATACTGAGACTTGGTTTTTTACGGAAATTGACCGTTCATTAAGCTTTGGTGGCGTGTTAAAAGGCACCTCATGGAAACGTAGTGATGATGAGGTTGGTTTAGCCTTTGTAGGTAATGGCATTTCGGCTCCACACCGCGACTACCTGGCAGCTGGCGGCTATGGGTTCATCATCGGTGATGGACAGTTGCAGCATTATGGCACTGAAATGGTTGCTGAACTATACTACAAGATAAATGCTTTCCAAAAGAAATTTTATATCACTCCCGATTATCAGTTCATTGTGAATCCGGCATATAATAAAGATCGTGGCCCTGTAAACGTATTTTCGTTACGTGCACATATCGAATTTTAA
- a CDS encoding MFS transporter: MEEREDSITQKDSFAALRYKDFRAYLGMRFFFTFAYQMQAVVIGFYIYQLTKSAFSLGLVGLCEAIPAIGIALYGGYVADKSEKRKMLLSIFGVVLFASLTIFIITLKNIAPYIHAGWIVPIIYIMIFFNGVARAFYGPATFAIYAHSIPKELYPNGSTWSSSSFQVATILGPAAGGLIYGTYGITAVFVVILILLLISFVLVYLLRSYPPVYVPKESIWVSLKEGINFVFKSKMMIGAMSLDLFSVFFGGAVALLPVFAHDILKVGSEGLGIMRATSSLGAVLSMLVMTKFSPMNRPWRNLLIAVSGFGLSIVGFGLSKVFYLSLVFLFTEGAFDSISVIIRSTIMQLLTPDQMRGRVSAVNSMFIGSSNEIGAFESGTAATLLGTVPSVIFGGSMTLLIVSITYWKTRMLIPAKLADISTPTEKEM; the protein is encoded by the coding sequence TTGGAAGAACGAGAGGATTCTATAACGCAAAAAGATTCATTTGCGGCCCTACGCTATAAAGATTTTCGCGCATACTTAGGTATGCGTTTCTTTTTTACATTCGCTTACCAGATGCAGGCCGTAGTTATCGGCTTTTACATTTACCAGCTCACTAAAAGTGCTTTCTCATTAGGATTAGTGGGTTTGTGTGAGGCCATACCGGCTATTGGTATTGCCTTATACGGCGGCTATGTGGCAGATAAATCTGAAAAGCGAAAAATGCTATTGAGCATCTTCGGCGTGGTGCTATTTGCATCACTTACTATATTTATCATCACTTTAAAAAATATAGCACCATACATTCATGCCGGCTGGATAGTGCCCATTATTTATATAATGATATTCTTTAATGGCGTGGCCCGTGCTTTTTATGGCCCGGCTACATTTGCTATTTACGCACATAGTATCCCGAAAGAATTATATCCTAATGGGAGTACCTGGAGTAGTTCCAGCTTTCAGGTGGCTACTATTTTGGGGCCTGCTGCTGGCGGGTTGATCTATGGTACTTATGGTATTACTGCTGTTTTTGTGGTTATATTGATACTGCTGCTGATCTCTTTCGTATTAGTGTACCTGTTGCGTAGTTACCCGCCGGTGTATGTGCCTAAAGAAAGTATCTGGGTAAGTTTGAAAGAGGGTATTAACTTTGTTTTCAAAAGCAAAATGATGATAGGCGCCATGAGCCTGGATTTATTCTCCGTGTTTTTTGGTGGTGCTGTTGCCTTATTGCCTGTTTTTGCACATGATATTTTAAAAGTAGGTTCGGAAGGATTAGGTATTATGCGGGCTACTTCATCATTAGGTGCGGTATTGAGCATGTTGGTGATGACCAAATTTTCGCCCATGAACCGCCCATGGCGTAACCTGCTGATTGCGGTTAGCGGCTTCGGCCTCTCTATTGTTGGTTTTGGCCTTTCTAAGGTATTTTACTTGTCGCTGGTGTTCCTGTTCACTGAAGGTGCTTTTGATAGCATTAGCGTTATTATACGCAGTACTATCATGCAATTGCTTACGCCCGATCAAATGCGTGGACGAGTATCGGCCGTAAACTCTATGTTTATTGGTTCTTCTAACGAAATTGGAGCATTTGAGTCAGGTACTGCGGCAACTTTATTGGGTACTGTGCCTTCCGTAATTTTTGGTGGAAGTATGACGTTGCTTATCGTGTCTATTACTTACTGGAAAACCAGAATGTTAATACCTGCCAAACTAGCGGATATTAGTACACCTACAGAAAAGGAGATGTAA
- a CDS encoding M20/M25/M40 family metallo-hydrolase, producing the protein MGPGAAAKYGAVAVIVRSLTSALDDYPHTGNTNYGNNPKIPAAAISTIAANKLSELLKSKVAQPVQFYLKDNCQMLPDVLSYNVVGEIKGTENNNKYITIGGHLDSWDLAEGAHDDGTGVMQSAEVLRIFKALSYKPKNNIRAVFFMNEENGHKGGTKYAELAAQNHENHIAAIETDEGGFTPRGFSFDGVNPALVQKVNVQWKKLLEPYEVDHLIPGGSGTDIEPLKSQVPSVILIGFRPDSQRYFDIHHTPNDIFENVNKRELELGAASIASLVYLIDQHGLSL; encoded by the coding sequence ATGGGGCCGGGTGCAGCGGCTAAATACGGTGCTGTTGCCGTTATTGTACGCTCGTTAACTTCCGCCTTAGATGATTATCCGCATACGGGTAATACCAATTACGGCAACAATCCTAAAATACCGGCGGCTGCCATATCTACTATAGCAGCGAATAAATTGAGTGAACTGTTAAAATCTAAAGTAGCACAGCCGGTTCAATTTTACTTGAAAGATAATTGCCAGATGTTGCCTGATGTACTTTCGTACAATGTAGTGGGCGAGATTAAAGGCACCGAGAATAACAATAAATATATTACTATTGGCGGCCACTTGGATTCGTGGGATTTGGCTGAGGGCGCACATGATGATGGTACCGGCGTGATGCAGTCGGCAGAAGTGCTGCGCATATTTAAGGCTTTAAGCTATAAACCTAAAAACAACATACGGGCTGTGTTTTTCATGAATGAAGAAAACGGCCATAAAGGGGGCACTAAATACGCCGAGCTTGCTGCTCAAAATCATGAAAATCATATTGCCGCTATAGAAACCGACGAAGGTGGCTTTACGCCGCGTGGTTTTAGCTTTGATGGTGTCAATCCTGCTTTGGTACAAAAGGTAAATGTGCAATGGAAAAAGCTGCTGGAACCTTATGAAGTTGACCACCTGATACCCGGCGGTAGTGGAACCGATATTGAACCACTGAAATCGCAAGTACCATCTGTAATATTAATTGGTTTCCGTCCAGACTCGCAACGGTATTTCGATATTCACCATACCCCAAATGATATATTTGAAAACGTTAATAAACGGGAGCTGGAACTAGGCGCGGCTTCTATAGCCTCGCTGGTATATTTGATTGACCAGCATGGATTAAGCCTGTAA